From one Lycium barbarum isolate Lr01 chromosome 6, ASM1917538v2, whole genome shotgun sequence genomic stretch:
- the LOC132598527 gene encoding transcription factor PIF3-like isoform X1: protein MPLSEFLKMARGKLESGQQEISSFPENGLVELVWENGHIKKNPIPNNLLSNASWDRDKYTGNSSTSKIGKFGLMDSMLNDMPLSVPTDELDLIQDDEGVPWLGYSAEQDYCSQLLPEISGVTANEPSGQSEFGLINKRGSSEKMIRDSHSVPVHNAVNFEQRNTSKVSPSSRFSRLTSLAPQSGVSDILSSKISNTPVSVYGGSSQSQASAGDVKNNKIQKQTMPGNSSSLLNFSHFSRPATFVKAAKLQNISGAPNVSCSSNLEAKGNKEGEKVTIGDNHVSAAAAENYLTSKKEKVLHYPTNDRSCHVEQSDNVFRDCSSNNDNNHGQFTGAKATKDIVDGERNVEHGVVCSSVCSGSSAERGSSEQPTHNLKRKTRDNEESECRSEDVEEEESVGIKKTCHARGGTGSKRSRAAEVHNLSERRRRDRINEKMRALQELIPNCNKADKASMLDEAIEYLKTLQLQVQIMSMGAGFCVPPMMFPTGVQHMHAAHMPHFSPMGLGMGMGMGMGFGMGMLEMNGRFPMPSVQGGHFPSPPIPASAAYPGVAVSNRHAFAHPGQGRPMPIPRTSLGPLAGQSSTVPLNVARAGVPVEIPSAPPTVDSKNPVHKNSHIVHNAEPSRPLNQTCSQVQATNEVLDKSASVQKNDQLPDVSDSATNNLTNQTNVPGNEAGPSL from the exons ATGCCTCTCTCTGAGTTCTTGAAAATGGCTAGAGGGAAGCTTGAATCTGGCCAACAGGAGATATCATCTTT TCCTGAGAATGGCTTGGTTGAGCTTGTATGGGAAAATGGTCATATAAAGAAGAACCCTATTCCTAATAATCTTCTGTCAAATGCCTCGTGGGATCGAGACAAGTACACTGGAAATTCCTCAACCTCAAAGATTGGGAAGTTTGGTCTGATGGACTCTATGTTGAATGATATGCCATTATCTGTGCCCACTGATGAATTAGATTTGATTCAAGACGATGAAGGGGTGCCTTGGTTAGGTTATTCAGCAGAACAAGATTATTGTTCTCAATTATTACCTGAAATATCTGGTGTGACGGCAAATGAACCATCCGGACAGAGTGAGTTTGGTTTAATAAATAAGAGAGGTAGTTCTGAGAAGATGATTAGGGATTCACATAGTGTTCCTGTTCATAATGCTGTGAATTTTGAGCAAAGAAATACATCAAAGGTTTCTCCTTCTTCCAGATTTAGCCGGTTAACTTCATTGGCACCCCAGTCAGGAGTTTCAGATATCTTGAGCAGTAAAATTAGTAATACTCCAGTTTCTGTTTATGGGGGTTCGAGTCAAAGTCAAGCTTCAGCTGGTGATGTTAAAAACAACAAAATTCAAAAGCAAACTATGCCTGGAAACTCCTCCAGTTTGTTGAACTTCTCACATTTCTCAAGACCTGCTACATTTGTTAAAGCAGCTAAGCTTCAAAATATTTCTGGCGCTCCAAATGTCTCATGTTCATCTAACTTAGAAGCAAAGGGAAATAAAGAAGGAGAAAAAGTGACAATTGGAGACAATCATGTTAGTGCTGCAGCAGCTGAAAACTACTTAACTTCCAAGAAGGAAAAAGTCCTGCATTATCCAACAAATGATAGATCATGTCATGTTGAACAGTCTGATAATGTATTCAGAGATTGTTCAAGTaataatgacaacaaccatggTCAATTTACTGGTGCAAAGGCTACCAAGGATATTGTCGACGGTGAGAGAAATGTTGAACATGGGGTTGTTTGCTCATCTGTATGCTCCGGTAGCAGTGCAGAGAGAGGATCAAGTGAGCAGCCTACTCATAATCTAAAGAGGAAAACCCGAGATAATGAGGAGTCCGAATGTCGAAGCGAA gatgttgaagaagaagaatctgTTGGTATTAAAAAAACTTGTCATGCTAGAGGAGGTACAGGTTCAAAGAGAAGCCGAGCTGCAGAGGTGCATAATTTATCTGAGCGG AGGCGAAGGGATAGGATTAACGAAAAGATGCGTGCATTACAGGAACTAATACCAAACTGCAACAAG GCTGACAAAGCTTCAATGCTTGATGAAGCTATTGAATATTTGAAGACACTTCAACTGCAAGTACAG ATAATGTCTATGGGAGCAGGGTTTTGCGTCCCACCAATGATGTTTCCTACAGGAGTGCAGCACATGCATGCTGCCCATATGCCACATTTCTCCCCAATGGGTTTAGGGATGGGTATGGGGATGGGGATGGGATTTGGGATGGGTATGCTTGAGATGAATGGTAGATTTCCAATGCCCTCTGTGCAAGGAGGGCATTTTCCCTCACCTCCTATTCCTGCTTCCGCCGCTTATCCAGGAGTAGCTGTATCTAATCGTCATGCCTTTGCACATCCTGGTCAAGGACGTCCAATGCCAATCCCTCGAACATCTCTAGGTCCTTTGGCAGGGCAATCATCAACTGTCCCTTTGAATGTTGCAAGGGCAGGAGTTCCAGTGGAGATACCGAGTGCACCACCAACTGTGGATTCCAAAAATCCAGTACACAAGAACTCGCACATAGTCCATAATGCTGAACCTAGCCGCCCACTAAATCAGACATGTAGTCAG GTACAAGCAACAAATGAAGTTCTGGACAAATCAGCGTCGGTGCAAAAAAATGACCAACTCCCTGATGTTAGTGATAGTGCAACTAATAACTTGACCAACCAAACAAATGTGCCTGGAAATGAAGCTg GTCCCAGTTTGTAA
- the LOC132598527 gene encoding transcription factor PIF3-like isoform X2: MDSMLNDMPLSVPTDELDLIQDDEGVPWLGYSAEQDYCSQLLPEISGVTANEPSGQSEFGLINKRGSSEKMIRDSHSVPVHNAVNFEQRNTSKVSPSSRFSRLTSLAPQSGVSDILSSKISNTPVSVYGGSSQSQASAGDVKNNKIQKQTMPGNSSSLLNFSHFSRPATFVKAAKLQNISGAPNVSCSSNLEAKGNKEGEKVTIGDNHVSAAAAENYLTSKKEKVLHYPTNDRSCHVEQSDNVFRDCSSNNDNNHGQFTGAKATKDIVDGERNVEHGVVCSSVCSGSSAERGSSEQPTHNLKRKTRDNEESECRSEDVEEEESVGIKKTCHARGGTGSKRSRAAEVHNLSERRRRDRINEKMRALQELIPNCNKADKASMLDEAIEYLKTLQLQVQIMSMGAGFCVPPMMFPTGVQHMHAAHMPHFSPMGLGMGMGMGMGFGMGMLEMNGRFPMPSVQGGHFPSPPIPASAAYPGVAVSNRHAFAHPGQGRPMPIPRTSLGPLAGQSSTVPLNVARAGVPVEIPSAPPTVDSKNPVHKNSHIVHNAEPSRPLNQTCSQVQATNEVLDKSASVQKNDQLPDVSDSATNNLTNQTNVPGNEAGPSL, translated from the exons ATGGACTCTATGTTGAATGATATGCCATTATCTGTGCCCACTGATGAATTAGATTTGATTCAAGACGATGAAGGGGTGCCTTGGTTAGGTTATTCAGCAGAACAAGATTATTGTTCTCAATTATTACCTGAAATATCTGGTGTGACGGCAAATGAACCATCCGGACAGAGTGAGTTTGGTTTAATAAATAAGAGAGGTAGTTCTGAGAAGATGATTAGGGATTCACATAGTGTTCCTGTTCATAATGCTGTGAATTTTGAGCAAAGAAATACATCAAAGGTTTCTCCTTCTTCCAGATTTAGCCGGTTAACTTCATTGGCACCCCAGTCAGGAGTTTCAGATATCTTGAGCAGTAAAATTAGTAATACTCCAGTTTCTGTTTATGGGGGTTCGAGTCAAAGTCAAGCTTCAGCTGGTGATGTTAAAAACAACAAAATTCAAAAGCAAACTATGCCTGGAAACTCCTCCAGTTTGTTGAACTTCTCACATTTCTCAAGACCTGCTACATTTGTTAAAGCAGCTAAGCTTCAAAATATTTCTGGCGCTCCAAATGTCTCATGTTCATCTAACTTAGAAGCAAAGGGAAATAAAGAAGGAGAAAAAGTGACAATTGGAGACAATCATGTTAGTGCTGCAGCAGCTGAAAACTACTTAACTTCCAAGAAGGAAAAAGTCCTGCATTATCCAACAAATGATAGATCATGTCATGTTGAACAGTCTGATAATGTATTCAGAGATTGTTCAAGTaataatgacaacaaccatggTCAATTTACTGGTGCAAAGGCTACCAAGGATATTGTCGACGGTGAGAGAAATGTTGAACATGGGGTTGTTTGCTCATCTGTATGCTCCGGTAGCAGTGCAGAGAGAGGATCAAGTGAGCAGCCTACTCATAATCTAAAGAGGAAAACCCGAGATAATGAGGAGTCCGAATGTCGAAGCGAA gatgttgaagaagaagaatctgTTGGTATTAAAAAAACTTGTCATGCTAGAGGAGGTACAGGTTCAAAGAGAAGCCGAGCTGCAGAGGTGCATAATTTATCTGAGCGG AGGCGAAGGGATAGGATTAACGAAAAGATGCGTGCATTACAGGAACTAATACCAAACTGCAACAAG GCTGACAAAGCTTCAATGCTTGATGAAGCTATTGAATATTTGAAGACACTTCAACTGCAAGTACAG ATAATGTCTATGGGAGCAGGGTTTTGCGTCCCACCAATGATGTTTCCTACAGGAGTGCAGCACATGCATGCTGCCCATATGCCACATTTCTCCCCAATGGGTTTAGGGATGGGTATGGGGATGGGGATGGGATTTGGGATGGGTATGCTTGAGATGAATGGTAGATTTCCAATGCCCTCTGTGCAAGGAGGGCATTTTCCCTCACCTCCTATTCCTGCTTCCGCCGCTTATCCAGGAGTAGCTGTATCTAATCGTCATGCCTTTGCACATCCTGGTCAAGGACGTCCAATGCCAATCCCTCGAACATCTCTAGGTCCTTTGGCAGGGCAATCATCAACTGTCCCTTTGAATGTTGCAAGGGCAGGAGTTCCAGTGGAGATACCGAGTGCACCACCAACTGTGGATTCCAAAAATCCAGTACACAAGAACTCGCACATAGTCCATAATGCTGAACCTAGCCGCCCACTAAATCAGACATGTAGTCAG GTACAAGCAACAAATGAAGTTCTGGACAAATCAGCGTCGGTGCAAAAAAATGACCAACTCCCTGATGTTAGTGATAGTGCAACTAATAACTTGACCAACCAAACAAATGTGCCTGGAAATGAAGCTg GTCCCAGTTTGTAA
- the LOC132598526 gene encoding uncharacterized protein LOC132598526, whose amino-acid sequence MATDTVPSDHPTTASEQAVKEVPEEVKTMEGESVPPTKETEVKPKEEYSPSPVVSSTEPVVKIEDTKSETMIIEEPKKNDEEEKTKSVEPASGIAEEVRKAEEGKKPNADEPFPEIVEEVKKADEDEKLIADKAAPAIVEEDKKDDEVETPTIEAPPPAIIEAVKKAEEEKPKVDEPAPTSVEEVKKVDEEEKPTSEEPPATIIEETKKSDEEEKPKADEPIPTIVEEVKKPDEKPTIEEPPPTIIKEVKKIDEEEKPKADEPAPTIVEEVKKADEPAQTIVEEVKKANEEEKPMVEEPPATIIEEVKKSVEEEKPIADEPLLPAIEEVKKVDAAPAPPATAHEEENSKAEELLSIPATSAESEEKIADKEIEPPTVEEVKKQDETPALDVTSKDLPELTKEPALEPEAQSIPDQVADVTKSEPEVQAEAGNVEILDKESKIEPVEEKPKQQPTTVHIVEKPTEATEKIEQEAAEAVAGKEEVIPVDKVEETPKEEPVVAESSNKVKSTTLETLMQKTDEEGPTEVVADNVVVEEKEKESIPEATVAEDPAKEEVKVEDQDEQVVSEELAATEAKVVETSEVAEKAPEMEVASRNFEPIAENGSKSDEKIATTNDQDEKGEKSVATEELAAPQAKGVETSEVAEKVPEVEIVSRDIKPIAENGSTKDETIPTTEANEAAEVEKKVDEATANATAEPSVEEAQKSETERRDEKTAEGEKEVEETAKIEAAKNAENEKTTEEVPVKAKHSNNLMSKVKQSLVKAKKAIIGKSPSSKSDTKNEVKTK is encoded by the exons ATGGCTACTGATACTGTTCCATCAGATCATCCTACTACTGCCTCTGAG CAAGCTGTAAAGGAAGTGCCTGAAGAGGTTAAGACTATGGAAGGAGAAAGTGTTCCCCCTACCAAGGAGACTGAAGTAAAACCAAAAGAAGAATATTCCCCAAGTCCGGTGGTTTCTTCAACTGAACCAGTGGTAAAAATAGAGGACACAAAAAGCGAAACAATGATAATTGAAGAGCCAAAGAAGAATGATGAGGAAGAAAAAACAAAATCAGTGGAACCAGCCTCAGGAATAGCTGAAGAGGTTAGGAAAGCTGAGGAAGGTAAGAAGCCTAATGCTGATGAACCATTCCCAGAAATAGTTGAAGAAGTAAAGAAAGCTGATGAAGATGAGAAGCTAATAGCAGACAAAGCAGCCCCAGCTATAGTCGAAGAAGATAAGAAAGATGATGAGGTAGAGACGCCAACAATAGAGGCACCACCACCAGCAATCATAGAAGCGGTAAAGAAAGCTGAGGAAGAGAAGCCTAAAGTTGATGAACCAGCTCCTACTTCAGTTGAAGAAGTAAAGAAAGTTGATGAGGAAGAGAAGCCAACATCAGAGGAACCACCAGCAACCATCATTGAAGAGACAAAGAAAAGCGATGAGGAAGAGAAGCCTAAAGCTGATGAACCAATTCCAACAATAGTCGAAGAAGTAAAGAAACCTGATGAGAAGCCAACGATAGAGGAGCCTCCACCGACTATAATCAAAGAGGTAAAGAAAATTGATGAAGAAGAGAAGCCTAAAGCTGATGAACCAGCTCCAACAATAGTGGAAGAAGTCAAGAAAGCTGATGAACCAGCTCAAACAATAGTGGAAGAAGTCAAGAAAGCTAATGAAGAAGAGAAGCCAATGGTAGAGGAACCTCCAGCAACTATAATTGAAGAGGTAAAGAAAAGCGTTGAGGAAGAGAAGCCAATAGCTGATGAGCCATTGCTCCCAGCAATTGAAGAGGTTAAAAAAGTTGATGCAGCACCTGCTCCGCCAGCCACAGCTCACGAGGAAGAGAATTCAAAAGCTGAGGAACTGCTAAGCATACCTGCTACTTCAGCAGAATCAGAAGAAAAGATAGCAGACAAGGAAATTGAGCCTCCTACTGTTGAAGAAGTTAAGAAACAAGATGAAACACCTGCATTGGATGTCACTAGCAAAGATCTTCCAGAATTAACCAAGGAACCTGCCCTTGAACCAGAAGCTCAAAGCATTCCTGATCAAGTTGCTGATGTTACCAAAAGTGAACCAGAGGTCCAAGCAGAGGCTGGAAATGTCGAAATTTTAGACAAAGAATCTAAAATAGAGCCTGTTGAGGAAAAGCCTAAGCAGCAGCCAACAACAGTTCACATTGTGGAAAAGCCAACTGAAGCTACTGAGAAGATTGAGCAAGAAGCTGCTGAGGCCGTTGCTGGAAAAGAAGAAGTGATTCCAGTAGATAAGGTAGAAGAGACCCCAAAAGAGGAACCTGTTGTTGCAGAGAGCTCAAATAAAGTGAAGTCAACTACTTTAGAAACACTAATGCAGAAAACAGACGAGGAAGGTCCTACAGAAGTTGTTGCAGACAATGTTGTTgttgaggaaaaagaaaaggaatcgaTTCCAGAGGCTACAGTTGCTGAAGATCCAGCAAAAGAAGAGGTGAAAGTTGAAGATCAAGACGAGCAGGTGGTTAGTGAGGAATTAGCTGCAACAGAAGCAAAGGTAGTTGAAACATCTGAAGTTGCTGAAAAGGCTCCAGAAATGGAGGTTGCTTCCAGAAACTTTGAACCAATTGCTGAAAATGGGAGCAAAAGCGACGAGAAAATTGCTACAACTAATGATCAAGATGAGAAGGGAGAGAAAAGTGTTGCGACTGAGGAATTAGCTGCACcacaagcaaagggagttgaaacATCTGAAGTAGCTGAAAAGGTTCCAGAAGTGGAGATTGTTTCTAGAGACATTAAGCCAATTGCTGAAAATGGGAGCACAAAGGATGAGACAATTCCTACAACTGAAGCCAATGAAGCTGCAGAAGTTGAGAAGAAAGTGGATGAGGCAACAGCTAATGCTACTGCTGAACCATCAGTTGAAGAGGCTCAGAAGTCGGAGACAGAGAGGAGAGATGAGAAAACTGCTGAAGGAGAGAAAGAAGTTGAGGAGACCGCAAAAATAGAAGCTGCTAAGAACGCTGAAAACGAGAAAACTACAGAAGAAGTTCCAGTAAAGGCAAAGCACTCAAACAATCTTATGTCCAAGGTGAAGCAGTCTCTTGTGAAGGCAAAGAAAGCAATCATTGGGAAGTCTCCCAGCTCTAAATCTGATACAAAGAATGAAGTTAAAACCAAATAA